One genomic segment of Pedobacter endophyticus includes these proteins:
- a CDS encoding DUF5687 family protein: MLSTFLSHQRKSFWRSRNRGGSIAAQVVLGFFMLYFLTVAVGIGFTMAMFLPEVFKGQDIFKSFNGIILYYFAIDFLMRLQLQELPTLSIIPYLHLKIKKTKIISFLNVKALFSAFNLWPLFLFFPFIFTEIRVEYGAFATVMYVISVISITIFNNYLILYLKRKSITNVVYTLCGLVIIAAFAALEYFKVISLMAASDYVFRAVAQHPYLGFGFTIAAFAIFKINSNFLASNLYVEELGSKQEKKVSTDYAFLNRFGKVGVLAALELKLILRHKRPRSSVLMAFFFLFYGFIFYKQPLIDSDSFGKMIFAAIFMTGISIITYGQFMFGWQSAHFDGLLSNKIDLKDYIKAKFLLFTIASTIITLLASFYGFLSPKLLLLHLAAYLCNIGFGTVMILYFATMNYKRLDITKSASFNWQGVGATQWILGFPFILVPMLIYMPFGLLDMPYWGLFAVSLVGIIMLLMRGFWVNFIVKRLEQQRYKIAEGFRE; this comes from the coding sequence ATGCTGAGCACTTTTTTAAGCCATCAAAGGAAATCCTTTTGGCGTTCGCGGAACCGGGGCGGCAGTATTGCTGCACAAGTGGTTCTCGGCTTTTTTATGCTGTACTTTCTCACGGTTGCAGTAGGAATCGGCTTTACAATGGCCATGTTTTTGCCAGAGGTTTTTAAGGGACAGGATATTTTTAAAAGTTTTAACGGAATTATTCTTTACTATTTTGCCATCGACTTTTTAATGCGCCTGCAATTGCAAGAGCTGCCTACCTTAAGTATAATCCCTTATTTGCACTTAAAAATAAAGAAAACTAAAATCATCAGTTTCTTAAATGTTAAGGCCCTTTTTTCTGCATTTAATCTTTGGCCTCTTTTTCTTTTCTTCCCTTTTATTTTTACCGAAATAAGAGTTGAATATGGCGCCTTTGCAACTGTAATGTACGTTATTTCGGTAATTTCAATTACTATTTTTAATAACTATTTGATTTTATACCTGAAAAGAAAATCTATTACAAACGTAGTTTATACCTTATGTGGTTTAGTCATTATTGCAGCGTTTGCTGCGTTAGAATACTTTAAGGTTATTTCATTAATGGCAGCTTCCGATTATGTTTTCAGGGCGGTTGCACAGCACCCTTATCTGGGCTTCGGGTTTACCATTGCGGCATTTGCTATCTTTAAGATAAATTCTAATTTCCTCGCCAGCAACCTTTATGTAGAAGAGCTGGGCAGTAAACAAGAGAAAAAGGTAAGTACCGATTATGCTTTTCTAAATCGTTTTGGCAAGGTAGGCGTTTTGGCAGCATTAGAGCTGAAACTAATTTTGCGGCATAAGCGCCCGCGTTCATCAGTGCTTATGGCTTTCTTTTTTCTGTTTTACGGATTCATTTTCTACAAGCAGCCACTGATTGATTCAGATTCGTTTGGCAAAATGATTTTTGCAGCTATTTTTATGACGGGTATCTCGATTATTACCTACGGACAGTTTATGTTCGGCTGGCAAAGCGCCCATTTCGATGGTTTGTTGAGCAACAAAATCGACCTTAAAGATTACATCAAGGCTAAGTTTTTACTTTTCACCATCGCCTCTACCATAATAACCCTGCTGGCCAGTTTCTACGGTTTTTTAAGCCCTAAGCTGCTTTTGCTGCATCTGGCAGCCTATTTATGCAACATCGGCTTTGGTACAGTAATGATTTTGTATTTCGCCACAATGAACTATAAGCGACTTGATATTACCAAAAGTGCGAGTTTTAACTGGCAGGGTGTTGGCGCAACGCAATGGATACTGGGTTTCCCTTTTATTCTGGTCCCTATGCTAATCTACATGCCGTTTGGACTATTGGATATGCCATATTGGGGATTATTTGCCGTGTCGTTAGTAGGTATTATCATGCTTTTGATGCGGGGCTTTTGGGTAAATTTCATCGTAAAAAGATTAGAACAACAACGTTATAAAATAGCCGAGGGCTTTAGAGAATAA
- a CDS encoding replication-associated recombination protein A, translating to MQSQAPLAERMRPQNLDEYVGQKHLVGAGAVLRKAIESSQLPSMIFWGPPGVGKTTLAYIISQALDRPFFNLSAINSGVKDIREVIDKAAQLKDSFLGLPILFIDEIHRFSKSQQDSLLGAVERGLVTLIGATTENPSFEVISALLSRCQVYILKSLTEEELAGLLQTAIKKDALLAQKKITIKEHEALIRLSGGDARKLLNVLEIAINGIGGDKITLTNENVLAHAQQNLALYDKAGEQHYDIISAFIKSIRGSDPNAAVYWLARMIEGGEDPLFIARRLLILSSEDIGNANPNALLLANNCFTAVNVIGYPEARIILSQCVTYLASSPKSNAAYEAINKAQALVKQTGNLPVPLHIRNAPTKLMKNIGYGKDYKYSHGYEGNFEAQEYFPEELSGTKLYDPGKNPAEEKLREKLKQNWKNKYNY from the coding sequence ATGCAAAGCCAAGCCCCTTTAGCCGAAAGAATGCGCCCTCAAAACCTCGATGAATACGTAGGGCAAAAGCATTTGGTTGGTGCTGGTGCAGTTTTGCGTAAGGCCATTGAAAGCAGCCAGTTGCCATCGATGATTTTTTGGGGGCCGCCCGGCGTTGGTAAAACAACTTTAGCCTACATTATTTCGCAAGCATTAGACAGACCTTTCTTTAATCTCAGCGCCATCAACAGTGGCGTTAAAGATATTCGTGAGGTAATTGATAAAGCCGCACAGTTAAAAGATAGCTTTTTGGGTCTGCCGATTTTGTTTATTGATGAAATTCACCGTTTTAGCAAATCGCAGCAAGATAGTTTGCTCGGCGCCGTTGAGCGTGGTCTGGTTACATTAATTGGTGCAACAACAGAAAACCCTTCTTTTGAGGTTATTTCCGCTTTGCTTTCCCGCTGCCAGGTGTATATTCTTAAATCGCTAACCGAAGAAGAATTGGCCGGGTTGCTGCAAACAGCGATAAAGAAAGACGCCCTGCTGGCCCAAAAGAAGATTACCATTAAAGAGCATGAAGCCCTGATTCGTTTAAGCGGTGGCGACGCCCGTAAGCTTTTAAATGTTTTGGAAATTGCCATTAATGGCATCGGTGGAGACAAAATTACACTAACCAACGAAAATGTACTTGCACATGCCCAGCAGAACCTGGCTTTGTACGACAAGGCAGGAGAGCAACATTACGATATCATTTCTGCCTTTATCAAATCCATCCGTGGAAGCGATCCGAATGCTGCCGTTTATTGGCTCGCCAGAATGATTGAGGGCGGCGAAGATCCATTATTTATTGCCCGCCGATTGCTGATTCTATCCTCAGAAGATATTGGGAATGCAAACCCCAACGCCTTGCTGTTGGCAAACAATTGCTTCACCGCAGTTAATGTAATCGGCTATCCGGAGGCAAGGATCATTTTATCGCAATGCGTTACCTATTTGGCCAGTTCGCCGAAAAGCAATGCCGCTTACGAGGCCATTAACAAGGCACAGGCCCTGGTTAAGCAAACCGGAAACCTGCCCGTTCCATTACACATCCGAAACGCACCGACCAAGCTGATGAAAAATATTGGCTATGGAAAAGATTACAAATATTCGCACGGATACGAGGGTAATTTCGAGGCGCAAGAATACTTTCCGGAAGAATTGAGCGGAACCAAACTGTACGATCCGGGCAAAAACCCAGCAGAAGAAAAACTGCGTGAAAAACTGAAACAAAACTGGAAAAATAAATACAATTATTAG